A genomic window from Fibrobacterota bacterium includes:
- a CDS encoding helix-turn-helix transcriptional regulator, protein MRPITRILVWSLPFALALAAAGILHERTLDLLSAGTAWSHSFDDRASAGSSQVSLRTDSGKWVAAIRLRTGFQWPYVGVGQKFLAGSFSRTVDAEGFDSLVLVVASRRQKSVRLQMKVYEPGVTDTSRPLSFLLLEQGMAVDPLPKRRSVPLDGFTVPLWWENLNNHAPSARPHWKKTLVGLEVINGMDLTVGVDDTLEIRSMTLEGHRTWVWAIFPLLALGLSGFLDRRFRPGRTAPPASAAAEPAPPPFEGELPRTAVELGSHRDLERQRLLAWMGRSYVRQDLSVEVAGREVGIHPRRIPGILKDATARTFPAQINEFRLLEASRLLRETDRTFSEIAQAVGVANVPHLHRLFKARFGATPGEWRANSALGAPASEPAST, encoded by the coding sequence ATGCGTCCGATCACGCGGATCCTTGTCTGGAGCCTTCCTTTCGCGCTCGCCCTGGCCGCCGCCGGCATCCTCCACGAACGCACGCTGGACCTGCTGTCCGCCGGTACAGCCTGGTCCCACTCCTTCGACGACCGCGCCAGCGCCGGATCCTCCCAGGTCTCCCTGAGGACGGATTCCGGCAAATGGGTGGCCGCGATTCGGCTGCGGACGGGATTCCAATGGCCCTACGTGGGGGTGGGCCAGAAATTCCTGGCCGGGAGCTTTTCCCGCACCGTGGACGCCGAAGGATTCGATTCCCTGGTGCTGGTGGTCGCGAGCCGTCGGCAAAAGTCCGTGCGTCTGCAGATGAAAGTCTACGAGCCGGGTGTCACCGACACCTCCCGGCCGCTCTCGTTTCTGCTTTTGGAGCAGGGGATGGCGGTGGACCCGCTGCCCAAGCGCCGCTCGGTTCCTCTGGACGGCTTCACCGTTCCCCTCTGGTGGGAGAACCTCAACAACCACGCACCCAGCGCACGGCCCCATTGGAAGAAGACCCTGGTGGGGCTGGAGGTCATCAACGGGATGGATCTGACCGTGGGCGTGGACGACACCCTGGAGATTCGTTCCATGACCCTGGAAGGGCACCGCACCTGGGTGTGGGCGATCTTTCCCCTGTTGGCCCTGGGGCTTTCCGGCTTCCTGGATCGGCGGTTTCGTCCTGGACGGACAGCCCCTCCCGCGAGCGCAGCCGCGGAACCCGCCCCACCTCCGTTCGAAGGCGAACTGCCCCGGACCGCGGTGGAATTGGGATCGCACCGCGACCTGGAACGCCAACGCCTGCTGGCATGGATGGGGCGGTCCTATGTTCGTCAGGATCTGTCCGTGGAGGTGGCGGGCCGGGAGGTGGGGATCCACCCCCGCCGGATCCCCGGCATCCTGAAAGACGCCACCGCCAGGACCTTCCCGGCCCAGATCAACGAGTTCCGTCTCCTGGAAGCCTCGCGCCTGTTGCGCGAAACCGACCGGACCTTTTCCGAGATCGCCCAGGCAGTGGGAGTGGCGAACGTCCCCCATCTGCACCGGCTGTTCAAGGCTCGCTTTGGCGCCACTCCCGGCGAATGGCGCGCGAACTCCGCCCTGGGCGCACCGGCGTCGGAGCCCGCAAGCACCTAG
- a CDS encoding DUF4433 domain-containing protein, which yields MPIPVQPKIYHITHVENLPKILAEGGLWSDAAITRTGGPTSSIGFSHIKQRRLSNPVSCHPESHVGDYVPFYYCPRTVMLYLIHCANDPHLAYKGGQAPIIHLEFDLRAVGNWARTNGTRWAIALGNAGAYTTEFTSDSKDLHRLDWNAIASSQFSSREVKDAKQAEFLVHDFVPWRFVERIGVQNQPILTRIRTLLTGNPANPPVELRPDWYF from the coding sequence ATGCCAATTCCTGTCCAACCGAAGATCTACCACATCACGCATGTGGAGAATCTGCCAAAAATCTTGGCGGAGGGTGGACTGTGGTCGGATGCGGCCATTACCCGAACTGGCGGCCCGACCTCCTCGATCGGATTCAGTCACATTAAGCAGAGAAGGCTGTCAAATCCTGTCTCGTGTCATCCCGAGAGCCATGTCGGGGACTACGTGCCGTTCTACTACTGCCCTCGCACGGTGATGCTGTACCTCATCCATTGCGCCAACGATCCCCATCTCGCCTACAAGGGTGGTCAGGCCCCGATCATTCATCTGGAATTTGATCTCAGGGCAGTGGGAAATTGGGCCAGGACCAACGGGACTCGCTGGGCCATCGCTTTGGGGAATGCTGGAGCCTACACGACTGAATTTACCAGCGACTCCAAGGATCTCCATCGACTGGATTGGAATGCTATCGCTTCCTCCCAGTTCAGCTCACGTGAGGTCAAAGACGCCAAGCAGGCCGAATTCTTGGTTCATGACTTCGTCCCTTGGCGCTTCGTTGAGCGAATTGGAGTCCAGAACCAACCTATCCTGACCCGGATTCGGACCTTGTTGACGGGCAATCCCGCAAATCCCCCTGTTGAACTTCGACCGGACTGGTACTTTTGA
- a CDS encoding glycoside hydrolase family 9 protein has translation MLPLLALIPLLDASALVMDDFELAGLTSPAGGGWITYQDSLSNATTWTRAKTPGAEGSKACGRLEARLSGVSGYAGASGALAPSYGEVDLSAYAGIRFRARTNAGTLRVQIPTTTTNTAYNHFESPVPADTAWRLFEVPFAKLKQSWGTASPWTPSKAIQAGFLVGNNTSKDLWAELDDIEFYQAGQERIAPDTGIYTSRFPKVDQVGYEPSWKKRTVITTPHAWPRDTFHVVDAQGKSHFTGLWGGVFDDSATSGEVVAIGDFDAFTEEGTWWIETKGVRSAPFAIKSGVYANLYKNALQCFSTIRCGVAVHDQRMGVAHPICHRQDTLRSDTNLVGDFHGGWHNAGDFGKWVHEASISVASFLWLVELDRIRSGRELSSNSALLDEARWGLEWILRMQRADGSFFHKVDAEPEFSWGKTPDQDPLPRWASLQAKNAKEASSVDAGDACAVLSQGARVFASVDTAFSRRMLDASAGAFAWLSAHRGIGQADVYYTDKDSRQEEFWARAEWARRKGDSSYQMEVLQEFQKLAMDPVSWFTPQLFGAMSLATSKEVYPWLSSYARTSVQSKASGLTPAVASSPYGTPLRSTEFWWGSNETALFRAQAMVFAEALTPSDNFDEYALQVMHHVLGVNALDTSFVAGFGQKAIRRPYHWSTFAYGIPMPGWITGGPNNQFTDLKSVAYDQPLWDLVKLRKTPAAKSYLDLCSASGSYASNEGQTTEQAALVFLAGWFAGSGAWADPTVSVNTPAVAPKVRRDGPRMEMRQGRLRMVLPEGAGKASPRDAAGRR, from the coding sequence ATGTTACCCTTGCTTGCCCTGATCCCCTTGCTCGATGCCAGCGCACTGGTGATGGATGATTTCGAACTCGCCGGCCTCACCTCCCCCGCCGGAGGCGGCTGGATCACCTACCAGGACAGTCTTTCGAACGCCACCACCTGGACCCGCGCCAAAACTCCAGGAGCCGAAGGCTCCAAGGCCTGCGGTCGCCTGGAGGCTCGCCTTTCCGGCGTGTCCGGCTACGCAGGGGCTTCCGGTGCGCTGGCTCCCTCTTACGGAGAGGTGGATTTGTCCGCGTATGCCGGCATTCGCTTTCGGGCGCGGACAAACGCAGGAACGCTCAGAGTGCAGATCCCCACCACCACGACGAACACCGCCTACAACCACTTCGAATCTCCGGTCCCGGCAGACACCGCTTGGCGCCTGTTCGAGGTCCCTTTTGCGAAGCTCAAGCAGTCCTGGGGAACGGCCAGCCCCTGGACGCCATCCAAGGCCATCCAGGCGGGATTTCTGGTGGGTAACAACACCAGCAAGGATCTGTGGGCGGAACTGGACGATATCGAGTTCTACCAGGCGGGCCAGGAACGGATCGCACCGGACACCGGCATCTACACCTCCCGCTTCCCCAAGGTGGATCAGGTGGGCTACGAGCCTTCCTGGAAAAAGCGCACGGTGATCACCACCCCCCATGCCTGGCCGAGAGACACCTTCCATGTGGTGGATGCCCAGGGGAAGTCCCACTTCACCGGACTCTGGGGAGGGGTCTTTGACGATTCGGCCACCAGCGGCGAGGTGGTGGCCATCGGTGATTTCGATGCCTTCACGGAGGAAGGAACGTGGTGGATCGAGACCAAGGGCGTCCGCTCGGCGCCGTTTGCCATCAAATCGGGAGTGTACGCCAACCTTTACAAGAACGCCCTGCAATGCTTTTCCACCATCCGCTGCGGTGTGGCGGTCCACGACCAACGGATGGGGGTTGCGCATCCCATCTGCCACCGGCAGGACACCTTGCGCTCCGACACCAACCTCGTCGGCGATTTCCATGGGGGCTGGCACAACGCGGGGGATTTCGGCAAGTGGGTGCACGAGGCGTCGATTTCCGTGGCCTCCTTCCTCTGGCTTGTGGAACTGGATCGCATTCGATCGGGACGGGAATTGTCTTCGAATTCCGCGCTTCTGGACGAGGCCCGCTGGGGCCTGGAGTGGATCCTGCGCATGCAGAGGGCCGATGGATCGTTCTTCCACAAGGTGGACGCCGAACCCGAATTCTCCTGGGGAAAGACCCCCGACCAGGATCCCCTTCCGCGTTGGGCGTCGTTGCAGGCCAAGAACGCGAAGGAGGCGTCTTCCGTGGATGCCGGCGACGCCTGCGCGGTCCTTTCGCAGGGCGCCCGGGTGTTCGCTTCGGTGGATACGGCCTTCTCGCGACGGATGCTGGATGCCTCGGCGGGGGCCTTCGCGTGGCTCTCCGCGCATCGCGGGATCGGCCAGGCGGATGTCTACTACACCGACAAGGATTCGCGCCAGGAGGAGTTCTGGGCGCGGGCCGAATGGGCGCGGCGAAAGGGGGACTCCTCCTACCAGATGGAAGTGCTGCAGGAGTTCCAGAAATTGGCAATGGATCCGGTGAGCTGGTTCACTCCGCAGCTGTTCGGGGCCATGTCCCTGGCGACCTCCAAGGAGGTGTACCCGTGGTTGTCCAGCTACGCGAGGACATCCGTCCAATCGAAGGCCTCCGGATTGACCCCGGCCGTGGCGAGCTCGCCCTACGGGACGCCGCTGCGGTCCACCGAATTCTGGTGGGGTTCCAACGAAACCGCCCTGTTCCGGGCCCAGGCCATGGTGTTCGCCGAGGCGCTCACGCCTTCCGACAATTTCGACGAATACGCGCTGCAGGTGATGCACCACGTTCTGGGCGTGAACGCCCTGGACACGTCCTTCGTGGCGGGGTTCGGGCAGAAGGCCATCCGGCGGCCCTACCACTGGAGTACCTTCGCCTACGGAATCCCGATGCCGGGCTGGATCACGGGCGGTCCCAACAATCAGTTCACCGACCTCAAGAGCGTGGCCTACGACCAGCCCCTGTGGGACCTGGTGAAGCTCCGCAAGACCCCGGCGGCCAAGAGCTACCTGGATCTGTGCTCGGCGTCCGGGTCGTACGCCTCCAACGAAGGGCAGACCACCGAACAGGCCGCTCTGGTGTTCCTGGCGGGTTGGTTCGCCGGAAGCGGGGCGTGGGCCGATCCGACGGTTTCCGTCAATACGCCTGCGGTGGCGCCCAAGGTTCGCCGGGACGGTCCCCGCATGGAGATGCGCCAAGGGCGGCTGCGGATGGTCCTGCCGGAGGGCGCGGGGAAAGCCTCCCCGCGGGATGCGGCGGGAAGGCGCTGA
- a CDS encoding single-stranded DNA-binding protein — translation MAASLNKVMIIGNLGADPEVRATPGGAQVANFRVACTENWKDQSGQRQERTEWVTIVAWRQQAEIAQKYLRKGSRVYVEGKLQTRTWDDKATGAKRYATEVLCDRFMMLDGRPSGGGEGGGGGFEERGGYGGGAARGGAARGGSSMGAGEDFDYAPPSAGGGGASADDDLPF, via the coding sequence ATGGCCGCCTCGCTCAACAAAGTCATGATCATCGGAAATCTCGGAGCCGATCCGGAAGTCCGCGCCACCCCCGGAGGCGCCCAGGTGGCGAACTTCCGCGTGGCTTGCACGGAAAACTGGAAAGACCAGAGCGGCCAGCGTCAGGAACGCACCGAATGGGTGACCATCGTGGCGTGGCGTCAGCAAGCCGAGATCGCCCAGAAGTACCTGCGCAAGGGCTCCCGCGTGTACGTGGAAGGCAAGCTCCAGACCCGCACCTGGGACGACAAGGCCACCGGCGCCAAGCGTTACGCCACCGAGGTCCTCTGCGACCGCTTCATGATGCTCGACGGACGCCCCTCCGGCGGCGGCGAAGGCGGCGGCGGTGGATTCGAGGAACGCGGCGGCTACGGCGGCGGCGCTGCCCGTGGCGGTGCGGCTCGCGGCGGCTCCAGCATGGGCGCGGGCGAAGACTTCGATTACGCGCCTCCGTCGGCGGGCGGCGGTGGAGCATCGGCCGACGACGACCTCCCCTTTTAA
- a CDS encoding restriction endonuclease subunit S has product MIDDLQPYPEYKESGLPWVGTMPAHWSHRRTKFLFQERVQKGFPKEPLLAATQTKGVIRKEDYGTRTVTAMKDLHLLKLVEKGDFVISLRSFEGGIEIAHCRGIISPAYTVLTPHPEVEPSYYAKFFKSALFIQSLTLFVTGIREGQNIDYERVGRAYMPYPPKEEQELIGRFLGHLNHRIDQAIRSKRKLIALLNEQKQAIIHKAVTRGLDPNAPLKDSGIPWLGQIPMHWEVRRAKQLCKGIIDCKNRTPDRKDGGEFTVVRTTNIRNGRFNLAGSYSTNRKNYEIWTQRGAPMLGDVFFTREAPVGEACLVPSIEGLCMGQRMMYFRPDHEVLDPAFLLLTIYGPVVRKYIEIEANGSTVGHLRLGQVTALPVLWCPIDEQRQIVSHTANESKPIDEAISRLESEIDLLREYRTRLVSDVVTGKLDVREAAAKLPPEVEESDSVAESEDLDELDDEVVEEAA; this is encoded by the coding sequence ATGATCGACGACCTCCAGCCGTATCCGGAGTACAAGGAATCGGGCCTTCCGTGGGTCGGTACCATGCCTGCACATTGGTCACACCGACGCACCAAGTTCCTTTTTCAAGAGCGAGTCCAAAAGGGGTTCCCGAAAGAGCCGCTACTTGCCGCTACCCAAACCAAAGGGGTGATCCGCAAAGAGGATTATGGAACGCGAACCGTGACTGCCATGAAAGATCTGCACCTGCTGAAGCTTGTGGAGAAAGGCGATTTTGTCATCAGCTTGCGTTCTTTCGAGGGCGGTATCGAAATCGCGCATTGTCGTGGGATCATCAGCCCCGCTTATACCGTGCTGACTCCTCACCCCGAAGTCGAACCCAGCTATTACGCAAAGTTCTTCAAGTCCGCACTCTTCATCCAAAGTTTGACGCTTTTTGTCACCGGGATCCGCGAAGGACAGAATATTGACTATGAGCGGGTAGGGCGCGCCTACATGCCCTACCCCCCCAAGGAAGAACAGGAGTTGATTGGCCGCTTCCTTGGCCACCTCAATCACCGCATCGACCAAGCGATCCGCTCCAAGCGTAAGCTCATCGCGCTCCTGAACGAGCAGAAGCAGGCGATCATCCACAAGGCCGTCACCCGGGGGCTGGATCCGAACGCCCCCCTCAAGGACAGCGGAATCCCCTGGCTAGGACAAATTCCAATGCATTGGGAAGTGAGACGAGCAAAGCAGCTTTGCAAGGGAATTATCGACTGCAAGAACAGGACTCCAGACCGAAAAGACGGCGGCGAGTTTACCGTTGTTCGGACAACCAACATTCGCAACGGTCGTTTCAACCTCGCTGGATCCTACTCAACAAATCGGAAGAATTACGAGATCTGGACGCAACGCGGTGCGCCAATGCTCGGCGATGTCTTTTTTACCCGTGAAGCACCCGTCGGTGAAGCCTGCTTGGTACCCAGCATAGAGGGGCTTTGCATGGGTCAACGCATGATGTATTTCCGTCCTGATCACGAAGTCCTTGATCCGGCATTTCTGCTGCTCACCATCTATGGGCCCGTAGTCCGGAAGTATATCGAAATTGAAGCCAATGGGAGTACAGTCGGGCATTTGCGTCTTGGACAAGTCACCGCATTACCTGTTCTTTGGTGTCCGATTGATGAACAGAGACAAATCGTGTCGCACACAGCAAATGAGTCGAAACCCATTGACGAAGCAATCTCTAGGCTTGAAAGCGAGATCGACCTCCTCCGCGAATACCGCACCCGCCTCGTCTCCGACGTGGTGACCGGCAAGTTGGATGTGCGCGAGGCCGCCGCGAAGCTGCCGCCGGAAGTGGAAGAGTCCGATTCGGTGGCCGAAAGCGAGGATCTGGACGAGTTGGACGACGAGGTTGTCGAGGAAGCGGCCTGA
- a CDS encoding SAM-dependent DNA methyltransferase, with the protein MDQATHSRIVNFIWGIADDVLRDLFKRGKYPDVILPMCVLRRMDAVLEPTKQSVLDMKRTLDDAKITEQAAALAGAAGQAFYNTSKFTLRDLQSRGSQQQLRLDFDAYLNGFSKNVQDILENFKFRQQIPTLSKADALGALIEKFLDPSIDLSPSGIDNHSMGTVFEELVRRFNEDNNEEAGEHWTPRDAVKLMTNLMFQPIASQVKSGSYRLYDCACGTGGMLTVAEETLKEITAAQGQQVATHLYGQEINPETYAICKSDMLLKGEGQNADNIVGGAEWSTLSHDAFPAQEFDFMLANPPYGKSWKKDLESMGGKDGMRDRRFKVLHKNEELSLVTRSSDGQMLFLANMAAKMNHKSPLGSRIAEVHNGSSLFTGDAGQGESNIRRWLIENDWLEAIVALPLNLFYNTGIATYVWVLSNRKAPHRKGKVQLIDATKWFKPLRKNLGKKNCELSETDLQSVLQAYQDFRETEESKIFPNEAFGYWKVTVERPLRLHSQLKLSSIEALRFASGLEEIRSPLYEEFGDDLFENFGKVRGKLEQKLSEWGDGADEDEGDDESPKGLPEKKRKKILDAKSWERDGRLVQAGLALRKKLGEELFTDHNEFRRCVDQAVEKLDLRLTASDLKILLRAVSWREETAPPVIAKIHKPGKTKADPIRGLYEIVVDGKKVVVEYEADSDLRDTEQIPLLEDGGIEAFLAREVLPYTPDAWWNDAKTPIGYEISFTRHFYKPQPLRSLEEIRKDILAVEQESAGLLDGLLGGKSA; encoded by the coding sequence ATGGACCAGGCGACGCACAGCCGCATCGTGAATTTTATCTGGGGCATCGCCGACGATGTCCTGCGCGATCTGTTCAAACGCGGCAAGTACCCCGACGTGATCCTGCCCATGTGCGTGCTGCGGCGCATGGACGCGGTTCTGGAGCCTACCAAGCAAAGTGTCTTGGATATGAAGCGCACCTTGGACGATGCCAAGATCACCGAGCAGGCGGCGGCGCTGGCAGGTGCGGCGGGGCAGGCGTTCTACAATACCTCCAAGTTCACGCTGCGCGATCTCCAGTCGCGTGGAAGCCAGCAGCAATTGCGATTGGACTTCGATGCGTACTTGAATGGCTTCTCGAAGAACGTCCAGGACATCCTGGAAAATTTCAAGTTCCGCCAGCAAATCCCGACCCTCTCGAAGGCCGACGCCTTGGGGGCGCTGATCGAGAAATTCTTGGATCCGAGTATCGACCTGAGTCCGTCAGGAATTGACAATCATTCGATGGGGACCGTGTTCGAGGAACTGGTCCGTCGCTTCAACGAAGACAACAACGAAGAAGCCGGCGAACACTGGACACCGCGCGATGCGGTAAAGCTGATGACCAACCTCATGTTTCAGCCCATCGCAAGCCAAGTGAAATCCGGGAGCTACCGGCTCTACGACTGTGCCTGCGGGACGGGCGGCATGCTCACCGTGGCCGAAGAGACGCTCAAGGAGATCACCGCCGCGCAAGGGCAGCAGGTGGCCACGCACCTGTACGGCCAGGAGATCAATCCCGAGACCTACGCAATCTGCAAGTCGGACATGTTGCTGAAGGGCGAAGGCCAGAACGCCGACAACATTGTGGGCGGGGCCGAATGGTCCACGCTCTCGCACGACGCGTTCCCGGCCCAGGAATTCGACTTCATGCTCGCCAATCCTCCGTACGGCAAGAGTTGGAAGAAGGACCTGGAATCGATGGGCGGCAAAGACGGTATGCGCGACCGTCGCTTCAAGGTGCTGCACAAAAACGAGGAGCTGTCGCTGGTCACGCGCTCCAGCGACGGACAGATGCTGTTTTTGGCCAACATGGCCGCCAAGATGAACCACAAGTCGCCGTTGGGAAGCCGCATCGCCGAAGTCCACAATGGGTCGTCGTTGTTCACGGGCGACGCGGGCCAGGGCGAGAGCAACATCCGCCGTTGGCTCATCGAAAACGATTGGCTCGAAGCCATCGTGGCCCTACCGCTCAACCTGTTCTACAACACCGGCATCGCGACCTATGTGTGGGTGCTTTCCAACCGCAAAGCCCCGCACCGCAAGGGCAAGGTGCAGCTCATCGACGCCACCAAGTGGTTCAAGCCGCTTCGCAAGAACCTGGGCAAGAAGAACTGCGAACTTTCGGAAACCGACCTCCAGAGCGTCCTGCAGGCCTACCAGGACTTCCGCGAAACCGAAGAGTCGAAGATCTTCCCCAACGAAGCCTTTGGGTACTGGAAGGTCACCGTCGAGCGTCCGCTGCGTTTGCACAGCCAGCTCAAGTTGAGCTCCATCGAGGCTTTGCGGTTCGCTTCGGGGCTGGAGGAGATCCGGTCTCCGCTGTACGAAGAATTCGGCGACGACCTGTTCGAGAATTTCGGGAAGGTCCGCGGCAAGCTCGAACAGAAATTGTCGGAATGGGGCGATGGAGCCGACGAAGACGAAGGCGACGACGAGTCCCCGAAGGGACTCCCGGAGAAGAAGCGCAAGAAGATTTTGGACGCGAAGTCGTGGGAGCGTGACGGACGACTGGTGCAAGCGGGTCTCGCGCTGCGCAAAAAGCTTGGTGAGGAACTATTCACCGACCACAACGAATTCCGTAGGTGTGTCGACCAGGCGGTGGAGAAGCTCGACCTCCGCCTGACCGCTTCCGACCTGAAGATCCTGCTTCGCGCCGTGAGCTGGCGTGAGGAGACGGCTCCGCCGGTGATCGCCAAGATCCACAAGCCCGGCAAGACCAAGGCCGATCCGATCCGCGGCCTGTACGAGATCGTGGTGGACGGCAAGAAGGTGGTGGTGGAATATGAGGCAGATTCTGACCTGCGCGACACCGAGCAGATCCCGCTCCTGGAAGACGGCGGCATCGAGGCCTTCCTGGCGCGCGAGGTGCTGCCGTACACTCCCGACGCCTGGTGGAACGACGCCAAGACGCCCATAGGATACGAGATCAGCTTCACTCGTCACTTCTACAAGCCGCAGCCGTTGCGCAGCCTGGAAGAGATCCGCAAGGACATCTTGGCCGTGGAACAGGAATCGGCGGGATTGCTGGATGGGTTGCTGGGAGGCAAATCCGCATGA